A stretch of the Aphis gossypii isolate Hap1 chromosome 2, ASM2018417v2, whole genome shotgun sequence genome encodes the following:
- the LOC114127442 gene encoding microtubule-associated protein 2 isoform X3, whose amino-acid sequence MDSHRRSSIVEPAGGGYVPDTRSQLNTTTVQPKPLQRAPEFGSRPSRPEFYQQGPYGTTNRPQGQQLRPPPPRMSGENKASPWNIIRQTLPPDVGVRGPVQLQQQRGPPPQNYNNINNNNNMQQRPPPQQEQQQYRQQLPMQERRGPAVSRVPEERPKPQFRSENGRQMRPVEGSVDDDEEVVVNPAISQQPAPIRRDSTVFAGGRASDGTVDQNKQWQPKAVVQGAMPPYGKPQPQEQQYGRQSLVIPENQEQTRFPVQATGGYNSSRLAVTQEDDGSRQPAQAQNGMQKVRDVQQQQQQQQQQQQQQQQQQQQQQQQQQQQQQQKQQQQHLLTRRDSVLDANKTNIDMMSRRNEGMAEYGRRPAPDLQDDSGSRWQPELVGGARRPPPKQDSVQENGKRPAAEYKKTEQEDMSGRRTMELKNTRPEAGAAAADYATAGRQVNAAARPDDRPYDRQPVRDYERKASLEKDQPVPRAAAVEHGNRASELRKLHFEATHLKPVREQQYVANDDSNKVASARSRVPPLDETRARDYAAAAARPTGDGNPPNERYRSTFNAAADGAGSRNDEVVPQMSKNSRPDTLKIIKDNEPLKDSSNSKNENDVGKSPSKIPKKDRSELKTPTRAITPKSPESVMSIGQKKLPMNKVQVGSAPSPNLKVVRSKVGSLQNTSHKPGGGQVKIENRKLEWKAGTRVEAKNDAYVPGGGDKKIQSVKLQWNAKPKVGSLDNKTHKPGGGDKKIETVKLDFKDKAKPKIGSKDNIKHTPGGGAIKSQSIELLEKESHDIEDQKLDIKAQSKVGSLDNVKHRPGGGEVKIFDDKSYIKQTTAGQIGTPTKTQSSRSSQAGNVAEQEI is encoded by the exons atggacaGCCATCGTCGGAGTAGCATTGTAGAACCCGCAGGCGGTGGTTACGTACCGGACACAAGAAGTCAATTGAACACG ACAACGGTACAACCCAAGCCATTGCAGCGGGCTCCTGAATTTGGTTCGAGACCTTCGCGACCAGAATTCTATCAACAAGGCCCTTACGGCACAACAAATAGGCCACAGGGACAACAGCTACGGCCACCACCGCCGAGGATGTCAGGTGAAAATAAGGCCAGTCCTTGGAATATTATTCGACAAACTCTGCCACCGGACGTCGGGGTCCGTGGTCCGGTACAGCTACAACAACAACGTGGGCCACCGCCCCAGAATTATAACAacattaacaacaataataacatgcaACAGAGACCCCCACCACAACAAGAACAGCAACAGTACAGACAACAACTGCCGATGCAAGAACGCCGTGGCCCTGCAGTGTCTCGGGTCCCCGAGGAAAGGCCGAAACCGCAATTCAGATCGGAAAATGGTAGACAGATGAGACCTGTTGAAGGTAGTGTCGATGACGACGAAGAAGTGGTAGTTAACCCTGCCATAAGCCAACAACCGGCGCCAATTCGCAGGGATTCGACGGTATTTGCAGGTGGCCGTGCAAGTGACGGAACTGTTGACCAAAACAAGCAATGGCAACCAAAGGCGGTGGTACAGGGGGCTATGCCGCCGTATGGAAAACCGCAGCCGCAGGAACAACAGTACGGTCGACAATCATTGGTAATACCCGAGAATCAGGAGCAAACACGTTTTCCAGTCCAAGCAACTGGTGGATATAATAGCAGTAGGCTCGCGGTAACACAGGAAGACGACGGTAGTAGACAACCAGCGCAGGCACAAAATGGCATGCAAAAGGTCAGAGATGtacagcaacaacaacagcaacagcagcaacaacaacagcaacaacagcagcaacaacaacagcagcaacaacaacaacaacagcaacaacaacagaaacagcaacagcaacattTGTTGACGAGACGGGATAGCGTGTTGGACGcaaataaaaccaatattgACATGATGTCGCGCAGGAACGAAGGGATGGCCGAGTATGGAAGGAGACCGGCGCCAGACTTGCAGGATGATAGTGGCAGCAGGTGGCAGCCAGAACTTGTCGGTGGCGCCCGGAGACCACCGCCTAAACAGGACTCGGTACAAGAGAACGGAAAACGGCCGGCAGCCGAGTACAAGAAAACGGAACAAGAAGACATGAGTGGCAGACGTACGATGGAATTAAAAAACACTAGACCGGAAGCTGGTGCTGCCGCCGCCGACTATGCGACGGCTGGCAGACAGGTGAATGCCGCGGCCCGGCCGGACGATAGACCGTACGACAGACAGCCTGTCAGAGATTACGAGCGCAAAGCGTCACTTGAAAAAGATCAACCGGTTCCGAGAGCGGCGGCGGTGGAACACGGCAACCGAGCGTCGGAACTCAGGAAGTTGCACTTCGAAGCCACTCATTTAAAACCGGTCAGAGAGCAACAGTACGTGGCCAACGATGACAGCAATAAAGTGGCCTCAGCGCGGAGTAGGGTGCCGCCCTTGGACGAGACGAGGGCTAGGGATTACGCGGCCGCGGCTGCGAGGCCGACCGGTGACGGCAACCCGCCAAATGAACGGTACAGGTCGACGTTCAACGCGGCGGCAGACGGTGCTGGAAGTCGAAACGACGAGGTTGTGCCGCAGATGAGTAAGAACTCCAGGCccgatactttaaaaataatcaaag ACAATGAACCCCTCAAAGATTCATCTAATTCGAAA AATGAAAACGATGTGGGCAAGTCGCCGAGCAAAATCCCGAAAAAGGACCGGTCAGAATTAAAAACGCCCACTCGAGCTATTACGCCAAAGTCTCCCGAGAGCGTGATGTCTATTGGACAAAAga AGTTGCCAATGAATAAAGTACAAGTGGGATCTGCACCATCTCCAAATCTCAAAGTAGTCCGGTCGAAAGTCGGATCACTGCAAAACACTAGTCATAAACCTGGAGGCGGGCAAGTAAAAATCGAAAACAGAAAACTCGAATGGAAAGCCGGTACGAGAGTCGAGGCCAAAAACGACGCATATGTTCCTGGTGGCGGAgacaaaaaa ATTCAAAGTGTTAAGTTGCAGTGGAACGCCAAACCTAAAGTAGGTTCACTGGACAACAAAACACACAAGCCTGGCGGTGgtgacaaaaaaattgaaaccgTTAAGCTCGACTTCAAAGACAAGGCAAAACCAAAAATTGGATCTAAAGACAACATTAAACACACTCCTGGCGGAGGAGCTAtcaag agtCAATCCATAGAATTATTAGAAAAGGAATCGCACGAC attGAAGATCAAAAATTGGATATAAAAGCTCAGAGCAAAGTTGGATCGTTGGATAACGTGAAACATAGACCGGGCGGAGGAGAGGTGAAAATATTTGACGACAAGAGTTACATAAAACAAACGACCGCAGGACAAATTGGAACGCCCACAAAAACGCag AGCTCAAGATCATCGCAAGCCGGCAATGTAGCTGAACAAGAAATTTAG
- the LOC114127442 gene encoding microtubule-associated protein 2 isoform X2, which yields MDSHRRSSIVEPAGGGYVPDTRSQLNTTTVQPKPLQRAPEFGSRPSRPEFYQQGPYGTTNRPQGQQLRPPPPRMSGENKASPWNIIRQTLPPDVGVRGPVQLQQQRGPPPQNYNNINNNNNMQQRPPPQQEQQQYRQQLPMQERRGPAVSRVPEERPKPQFRSENGRQMRPVEGSVDDDEEVVVNPAISQQPAPIRRDSTVFAGGRASDGTVDQNKQWQPKAVVQGAMPPYGKPQPQEQQYGRQSLVIPENQEQTRFPVQATGGYNSSRLAVTQEDDGSRQPAQAQNGMQKVRDVQQQQQQQQQQQQQQQQQQQQQQQQQQQQQQQKQQQQHLLTRRDSVLDANKTNIDMMSRRNEGMAEYGRRPAPDLQDDSGSRWQPELVGGARRPPPKQDSVQENGKRPAAEYKKTEQEDMSGRRTMELKNTRPEAGAAAADYATAGRQVNAAARPDDRPYDRQPVRDYERKASLEKDQPVPRAAAVEHGNRASELRKLHFEATHLKPVREQQYVANDDSNKVASARSRVPPLDETRARDYAAAAARPTGDGNPPNERYRSTFNAAADGAGSRNDEVVPQMSKNSRPDTLKIIKDNEPLKDSSNSKNENDVGKSPSKIPKKDRSELKTPTRAITPKSPESVMSIGQKKLPMNKVQVGSAPSPNLKVVRSKVGSLQNTSHKPGGGQVKIENRKLEWKAGTRVEAKNDAYVPGGGDKKIQSVKLQWNAKPKVGSLDNKTHKPGGGDKKIETVKLDFKDKAKPKIGSKDNIKHTPGGGAIKIEDQKLDIKAQSKVGSLDNVKHRPGGGEVKIFDDKSYIKQTTAGQIGTPTKTQLRRSSSLKSPISMKLYSPDERPKSHVKIVVTPTSEEDLYNNIATDNSKGGSRRSAYIRSPSLHNHIVIPEEAVKTKK from the exons atggacaGCCATCGTCGGAGTAGCATTGTAGAACCCGCAGGCGGTGGTTACGTACCGGACACAAGAAGTCAATTGAACACG ACAACGGTACAACCCAAGCCATTGCAGCGGGCTCCTGAATTTGGTTCGAGACCTTCGCGACCAGAATTCTATCAACAAGGCCCTTACGGCACAACAAATAGGCCACAGGGACAACAGCTACGGCCACCACCGCCGAGGATGTCAGGTGAAAATAAGGCCAGTCCTTGGAATATTATTCGACAAACTCTGCCACCGGACGTCGGGGTCCGTGGTCCGGTACAGCTACAACAACAACGTGGGCCACCGCCCCAGAATTATAACAacattaacaacaataataacatgcaACAGAGACCCCCACCACAACAAGAACAGCAACAGTACAGACAACAACTGCCGATGCAAGAACGCCGTGGCCCTGCAGTGTCTCGGGTCCCCGAGGAAAGGCCGAAACCGCAATTCAGATCGGAAAATGGTAGACAGATGAGACCTGTTGAAGGTAGTGTCGATGACGACGAAGAAGTGGTAGTTAACCCTGCCATAAGCCAACAACCGGCGCCAATTCGCAGGGATTCGACGGTATTTGCAGGTGGCCGTGCAAGTGACGGAACTGTTGACCAAAACAAGCAATGGCAACCAAAGGCGGTGGTACAGGGGGCTATGCCGCCGTATGGAAAACCGCAGCCGCAGGAACAACAGTACGGTCGACAATCATTGGTAATACCCGAGAATCAGGAGCAAACACGTTTTCCAGTCCAAGCAACTGGTGGATATAATAGCAGTAGGCTCGCGGTAACACAGGAAGACGACGGTAGTAGACAACCAGCGCAGGCACAAAATGGCATGCAAAAGGTCAGAGATGtacagcaacaacaacagcaacagcagcaacaacaacagcaacaacagcagcaacaacaacagcagcaacaacaacaacaacagcaacaacaacagaaacagcaacagcaacattTGTTGACGAGACGGGATAGCGTGTTGGACGcaaataaaaccaatattgACATGATGTCGCGCAGGAACGAAGGGATGGCCGAGTATGGAAGGAGACCGGCGCCAGACTTGCAGGATGATAGTGGCAGCAGGTGGCAGCCAGAACTTGTCGGTGGCGCCCGGAGACCACCGCCTAAACAGGACTCGGTACAAGAGAACGGAAAACGGCCGGCAGCCGAGTACAAGAAAACGGAACAAGAAGACATGAGTGGCAGACGTACGATGGAATTAAAAAACACTAGACCGGAAGCTGGTGCTGCCGCCGCCGACTATGCGACGGCTGGCAGACAGGTGAATGCCGCGGCCCGGCCGGACGATAGACCGTACGACAGACAGCCTGTCAGAGATTACGAGCGCAAAGCGTCACTTGAAAAAGATCAACCGGTTCCGAGAGCGGCGGCGGTGGAACACGGCAACCGAGCGTCGGAACTCAGGAAGTTGCACTTCGAAGCCACTCATTTAAAACCGGTCAGAGAGCAACAGTACGTGGCCAACGATGACAGCAATAAAGTGGCCTCAGCGCGGAGTAGGGTGCCGCCCTTGGACGAGACGAGGGCTAGGGATTACGCGGCCGCGGCTGCGAGGCCGACCGGTGACGGCAACCCGCCAAATGAACGGTACAGGTCGACGTTCAACGCGGCGGCAGACGGTGCTGGAAGTCGAAACGACGAGGTTGTGCCGCAGATGAGTAAGAACTCCAGGCccgatactttaaaaataatcaaag ACAATGAACCCCTCAAAGATTCATCTAATTCGAAA AATGAAAACGATGTGGGCAAGTCGCCGAGCAAAATCCCGAAAAAGGACCGGTCAGAATTAAAAACGCCCACTCGAGCTATTACGCCAAAGTCTCCCGAGAGCGTGATGTCTATTGGACAAAAga AGTTGCCAATGAATAAAGTACAAGTGGGATCTGCACCATCTCCAAATCTCAAAGTAGTCCGGTCGAAAGTCGGATCACTGCAAAACACTAGTCATAAACCTGGAGGCGGGCAAGTAAAAATCGAAAACAGAAAACTCGAATGGAAAGCCGGTACGAGAGTCGAGGCCAAAAACGACGCATATGTTCCTGGTGGCGGAgacaaaaaa ATTCAAAGTGTTAAGTTGCAGTGGAACGCCAAACCTAAAGTAGGTTCACTGGACAACAAAACACACAAGCCTGGCGGTGgtgacaaaaaaattgaaaccgTTAAGCTCGACTTCAAAGACAAGGCAAAACCAAAAATTGGATCTAAAGACAACATTAAACACACTCCTGGCGGAGGAGCTAtcaag attGAAGATCAAAAATTGGATATAAAAGCTCAGAGCAAAGTTGGATCGTTGGATAACGTGAAACATAGACCGGGCGGAGGAGAGGTGAAAATATTTGACGACAAGAGTTACATAAAACAAACGACCGCAGGACAAATTGGAACGCCCACAAAAACGCag CTCCGGAGGAGTTCTAGTTTGAAAAGTCCAATAAGTATGAAGTTATATAGTCCCGACGAACGACCTAAAAGTCATGTGAAAATTGTCGTTACACCAACAAGTGAGGAagatttatacaataacataGCTACAGACAACAGCAAAGGAGGATCTAGGAGATCAGCTTATATTCGATCACCTTCACTACATAATCACATAGTTATACCAGAAGAGgcagttaaaacaaaaaaatga
- the LOC114127442 gene encoding microtubule-associated protein 2 isoform X4, with product MSGENKASPWNIIRQTLPPDVGVRGPVQLQQQRGPPPQNYNNINNNNNMQQRPPPQQEQQQYRQQLPMQERRGPAVSRVPEERPKPQFRSENGRQMRPVEGSVDDDEEVVVNPAISQQPAPIRRDSTVFAGGRASDGTVDQNKQWQPKAVVQGAMPPYGKPQPQEQQYGRQSLVIPENQEQTRFPVQATGGYNSSRLAVTQEDDGSRQPAQAQNGMQKVRDVQQQQQQQQQQQQQQQQQQQQQQQQQQQQQQQKQQQQHLLTRRDSVLDANKTNIDMMSRRNEGMAEYGRRPAPDLQDDSGSRWQPELVGGARRPPPKQDSVQENGKRPAAEYKKTEQEDMSGRRTMELKNTRPEAGAAAADYATAGRQVNAAARPDDRPYDRQPVRDYERKASLEKDQPVPRAAAVEHGNRASELRKLHFEATHLKPVREQQYVANDDSNKVASARSRVPPLDETRARDYAAAAARPTGDGNPPNERYRSTFNAAADGAGSRNDEVVPQMSKNSRPDTLKIIKDNEPLKDSSNSKNENDVGKSPSKIPKKDRSELKTPTRAITPKSPESVMSIGQKKLPMNKVQVGSAPSPNLKVVRSKVGSLQNTSHKPGGGQVKIENRKLEWKAGTRVEAKNDAYVPGGGDKKIQSVKLQWNAKPKVGSLDNKTHKPGGGDKKIETVKLDFKDKAKPKIGSKDNIKHTPGGGAIKSQSIELLEKESHDIEDQKLDIKAQSKVGSLDNVKHRPGGGEVKIFDDKSYIKQTTAGQIGTPTKTQLRRSSSLKSPISMKLYSPDERPKSHVKIVVTPTSEEDLYNNIATDNSKGGSRRSAYIRSPSLHNHIVIPEEAVKTKK from the exons ATGTCAGGTGAAAATAAGGCCAGTCCTTGGAATATTATTCGACAAACTCTGCCACCGGACGTCGGGGTCCGTGGTCCGGTACAGCTACAACAACAACGTGGGCCACCGCCCCAGAATTATAACAacattaacaacaataataacatgcaACAGAGACCCCCACCACAACAAGAACAGCAACAGTACAGACAACAACTGCCGATGCAAGAACGCCGTGGCCCTGCAGTGTCTCGGGTCCCCGAGGAAAGGCCGAAACCGCAATTCAGATCGGAAAATGGTAGACAGATGAGACCTGTTGAAGGTAGTGTCGATGACGACGAAGAAGTGGTAGTTAACCCTGCCATAAGCCAACAACCGGCGCCAATTCGCAGGGATTCGACGGTATTTGCAGGTGGCCGTGCAAGTGACGGAACTGTTGACCAAAACAAGCAATGGCAACCAAAGGCGGTGGTACAGGGGGCTATGCCGCCGTATGGAAAACCGCAGCCGCAGGAACAACAGTACGGTCGACAATCATTGGTAATACCCGAGAATCAGGAGCAAACACGTTTTCCAGTCCAAGCAACTGGTGGATATAATAGCAGTAGGCTCGCGGTAACACAGGAAGACGACGGTAGTAGACAACCAGCGCAGGCACAAAATGGCATGCAAAAGGTCAGAGATGtacagcaacaacaacagcaacagcagcaacaacaacagcaacaacagcagcaacaacaacagcagcaacaacaacaacaacagcaacaacaacagaaacagcaacagcaacattTGTTGACGAGACGGGATAGCGTGTTGGACGcaaataaaaccaatattgACATGATGTCGCGCAGGAACGAAGGGATGGCCGAGTATGGAAGGAGACCGGCGCCAGACTTGCAGGATGATAGTGGCAGCAGGTGGCAGCCAGAACTTGTCGGTGGCGCCCGGAGACCACCGCCTAAACAGGACTCGGTACAAGAGAACGGAAAACGGCCGGCAGCCGAGTACAAGAAAACGGAACAAGAAGACATGAGTGGCAGACGTACGATGGAATTAAAAAACACTAGACCGGAAGCTGGTGCTGCCGCCGCCGACTATGCGACGGCTGGCAGACAGGTGAATGCCGCGGCCCGGCCGGACGATAGACCGTACGACAGACAGCCTGTCAGAGATTACGAGCGCAAAGCGTCACTTGAAAAAGATCAACCGGTTCCGAGAGCGGCGGCGGTGGAACACGGCAACCGAGCGTCGGAACTCAGGAAGTTGCACTTCGAAGCCACTCATTTAAAACCGGTCAGAGAGCAACAGTACGTGGCCAACGATGACAGCAATAAAGTGGCCTCAGCGCGGAGTAGGGTGCCGCCCTTGGACGAGACGAGGGCTAGGGATTACGCGGCCGCGGCTGCGAGGCCGACCGGTGACGGCAACCCGCCAAATGAACGGTACAGGTCGACGTTCAACGCGGCGGCAGACGGTGCTGGAAGTCGAAACGACGAGGTTGTGCCGCAGATGAGTAAGAACTCCAGGCccgatactttaaaaataatcaaag ACAATGAACCCCTCAAAGATTCATCTAATTCGAAA AATGAAAACGATGTGGGCAAGTCGCCGAGCAAAATCCCGAAAAAGGACCGGTCAGAATTAAAAACGCCCACTCGAGCTATTACGCCAAAGTCTCCCGAGAGCGTGATGTCTATTGGACAAAAga AGTTGCCAATGAATAAAGTACAAGTGGGATCTGCACCATCTCCAAATCTCAAAGTAGTCCGGTCGAAAGTCGGATCACTGCAAAACACTAGTCATAAACCTGGAGGCGGGCAAGTAAAAATCGAAAACAGAAAACTCGAATGGAAAGCCGGTACGAGAGTCGAGGCCAAAAACGACGCATATGTTCCTGGTGGCGGAgacaaaaaa ATTCAAAGTGTTAAGTTGCAGTGGAACGCCAAACCTAAAGTAGGTTCACTGGACAACAAAACACACAAGCCTGGCGGTGgtgacaaaaaaattgaaaccgTTAAGCTCGACTTCAAAGACAAGGCAAAACCAAAAATTGGATCTAAAGACAACATTAAACACACTCCTGGCGGAGGAGCTAtcaag agtCAATCCATAGAATTATTAGAAAAGGAATCGCACGAC attGAAGATCAAAAATTGGATATAAAAGCTCAGAGCAAAGTTGGATCGTTGGATAACGTGAAACATAGACCGGGCGGAGGAGAGGTGAAAATATTTGACGACAAGAGTTACATAAAACAAACGACCGCAGGACAAATTGGAACGCCCACAAAAACGCag CTCCGGAGGAGTTCTAGTTTGAAAAGTCCAATAAGTATGAAGTTATATAGTCCCGACGAACGACCTAAAAGTCATGTGAAAATTGTCGTTACACCAACAAGTGAGGAagatttatacaataacataGCTACAGACAACAGCAAAGGAGGATCTAGGAGATCAGCTTATATTCGATCACCTTCACTACATAATCACATAGTTATACCAGAAGAGgcagttaaaacaaaaaaatga